The window ATTTTCTTATGTGTAGCAGTGATAAAACTGACCTTCTCAAGGGTGTTGTAACAATAGAGTAGTCCTTCATCTTCTCACAAGATAGCGGGTTTAAGTATATTAATTCAATATAATAGGCATCAAGGAAGTTTCCAAAGGTTATAAACATACCAGGAATTTTATGGAAAAGGGCATAAAAACTCTTAAAGATGCAATGTGAGATTAAAACTGAAGAGGCAAATATTCTCCCTGTGACCTTCCTCTAGCGAACGAGGGGCGTCTGTTTGAGGGAGATGAGGACGGAGCGCATTCGAGAAACATCCTTTGCCTGTTTGTTGGTTTTCGGATTGAAGTCACAGAGGCGGGCTACCCTCTCCCATTCGGTTCCTGGGCTGTCGCCATCGGTCTCTGCCAGGAAGGCCTCCTCCGATGCTCTACAGGTGGGAGGGAGACCAGAGAAAGACATGAATGAATGAGCTGCAATATTAGAGGGATCTCAGAACGGTTTCCATCACAGCGAACCCGTCTGACCAGAAAATGACGCTCAACCACTAAGTTCAATAACATTATGAATAGCACCTGTGCATAAGATACACAATAACTTCATGCATTTCTTCATACCAATCATACACTTTTGTTGGAGACctgtttatatgttttttacAGTCTTTAGGGgacaatcaaataaaaatgcgGGGAATACCAAATTAGGCCTTCAAAGACAAAAACTAGTGTTGGCATGCGACAAGATGAAAATCAACTAGTGGTAACTCAGGGGGTAGTTCATACAACATTAAAAAGCGTAAGAATTCTAAACCTACACAAAGCCTATAACATCAGAGTTGGGCTGTTTGTAGAAAGCCTTGTCAGCAATCCTAGTACGCAGGCAAGGCCaagaaagcaggaaaaaagaaggagaaaggaGAACAGTGTCAAACAACAAGCAGAGAATTGTTAGCGTCTGCATCAGAAGCATTACACAAGCGACTGAGAAACAGTTCTAACGAGGGGGTGGAACAAGGTTTTTAATCTGCGCAAACTATCTGTGCCACTGTTGCCAATGATCATGCTTGTTTCGGTGCTAGGCTGCAGGGTGGATGAGAAAATCTGTGACATTTGCTCTCTGCTGTTTGCATTCCTCCTAGCTAGCcagcttcctgttttgttttccagacATTCTCCACAGACTCACAGCTGTAGACTAACATCTCATTAGAGGATTGTCTCTCAGTGCttgcacagacacagaggaagaaaactgGCCAAAAAGACTAGAGCCACAGATGCAAAGTGATACCGTGCCAGACTTGGACAGAGTCTGTTGGAAAGTGTGAGAGAAGAACGGGGTTAGCTCGGTCAAGAAAAGGAAAGGCTGCCATATTTTCGTGAGCACATACTGACTTTCACCAAGCTAAAATTACTATCTTTAAGTAGTGGGGAACAAATTTGATAAGCAACACTACTGATGCTCTAATATTTGATCCGTTGGTACGGTAAGTCCAACACAAACGCTATGACTTTCAACATATCTcataaaaacattcagtttataAAAAAATCGGCATGTAATGTGAATAATCAAATATTGAATAATTCCTACTGAGAAAAATTACAACATCCGAGCACAATGAGTTCAGTGTAGTGATTATAGCACCTGTCACATCACGACAATTAACCAACTGTTACTTCACTGCCTGTTAACAGGAGATATGTCAGACCCTAACCTGTTGTTGGCCTTGTTCTTCTCCATCTGCTCGCTCTGGTGTACGTGCCAGTCCTCCAGCTCCTTTTTGGCTTTCTCTCTCCActctgcctctgctgcctcCGATGCTGAGTCTTGTTGGGGTGCAACGGC of the Sparus aurata chromosome 18, fSpaAur1.1, whole genome shotgun sequence genome contains:
- the cltb gene encoding clathrin light chain B isoform X1, with translation MADNGAHPTEEDPAAAFLAQQESEIAGIENDGEGFGALEGADDQQSSEPEPVNYDAFGEEPATVNGDMFQESNGPTDNYAAIAQVDIQRQEPESLRKWREEQKTRLEALDSASEAAEAEWREKAKKELEDWHVHQSEQMEKNKANNRLCPSLARIADKAFYKQPNSDVIGFVASEEAFLAETDGDSPGTEWERVARLCDFNPKTNKQAKDVSRMRSVLISLKQTPLVR
- the cltb gene encoding clathrin light chain B isoform X2, which encodes MADNGAHPTEEDPAAAFLAQQESEIAGIENDGEGFGALEGADDQQSSEPEPVNYDAFGEEPATVNGDMFQESNGPTDNYAAIAQVDIQRQEPESLRKWREEQKTRLEALDSASEAAEAEWREKAKKELEDWHVHQSEQMEKNKANNRIADKAFYKQPNSDVIGFVASEEAFLAETDGDSPGTEWERVARLCDFNPKTNKQAKDVSRMRSVLISLKQTPLVR